One genomic region from Deltaproteobacteria bacterium encodes:
- a CDS encoding SelB C-terminal domain-containing protein — translation MKELLFDGAALRGIEEKLVAFLAKRGEVTVPEFKEMTGLSRKYIIPLLEHFDATKVTLRVGDKRVLRKK, via the coding sequence GTGAAGGAGCTCCTCTTCGACGGGGCGGCACTGCGGGGGATAGAGGAGAAGCTCGTCGCGTTTCTCGCGAAGCGCGGCGAGGTCACCGTGCCGGAGTTCAAGGAGATGACGGGGCTGTCCCGGAAATACATCATCCCGCTCCTCGAACATTTCGACGCGACGAAAGTCACCCTGCGGGTGGGGGACAAGCGGGTGTTGCGGAAAAAATAG
- a CDS encoding virulence RhuM family protein, translated as MDKTPKLLEGDIVFYRTPEGATRIEVLYESETFWLNQKKIAELFGVELPTISYHLTEIYSSGELSETATLRKIRRVQREGNRDVSREIDYYNLDAIISVGYRVNSAQATRFRIWATQTLREFIVKGFVLDDDRLKLKKRFGKDYFDELLERIREIRASERRFYLKIVDIYEQCSIDYDKDAEITKTFFKTVQNKLHWAVTGQTAAEIIAGRSDAGKPSMGLTTWKNAPAGKILKSDVVVAKNYLIEGEIKELERIVGMYLDYAENQAARQIPMRMADWVERLDAFLKFNEYEVLTSAGTVSAEVARQLAEERYAAFRIRQDMAFESDFEKEIKRIEGKGKPGKKPARKKSE; from the coding sequence ATGGACAAGACCCCGAAACTGCTGGAAGGCGACATCGTTTTCTACCGCACCCCGGAGGGTGCCACCAGAATCGAGGTTCTCTATGAATCCGAGACCTTTTGGCTCAACCAGAAGAAAATCGCCGAACTGTTCGGCGTCGAACTTCCTACCATCAGCTACCACCTGACGGAGATCTACTCGTCCGGTGAATTGAGCGAAACCGCAACTCTTCGAAAAATTCGAAGAGTTCAACGTGAAGGAAATCGCGACGTTTCCCGCGAGATCGATTACTACAATCTCGACGCGATCATCTCTGTGGGATATCGGGTGAACAGCGCCCAGGCAACCCGCTTCCGTATCTGGGCTACTCAGACGCTCCGGGAATTCATCGTCAAGGGCTTCGTGCTCGATGACGACCGATTGAAACTGAAGAAGCGGTTCGGCAAGGACTACTTCGACGAACTCCTGGAACGAATTCGGGAGATCCGTGCCAGCGAACGCCGGTTCTACCTGAAGATCGTCGACATCTACGAGCAATGCAGCATCGATTACGACAAGGACGCCGAAATCACGAAAACCTTTTTCAAGACGGTTCAGAACAAGCTGCATTGGGCGGTGACCGGGCAGACCGCCGCCGAGATCATCGCCGGACGATCCGATGCCGGCAAACCGTCCATGGGCCTCACCACCTGGAAAAACGCGCCGGCGGGGAAGATTCTCAAGTCGGATGTGGTCGTGGCGAAGAACTACCTGATCGAGGGAGAGATCAAGGAGCTGGAGCGGATCGTCGGTATGTATCTGGATTATGCCGAAAATCAGGCCGCCCGACAAATTCCCATGCGCATGGCCGATTGGGTAGAGCGCCTCGACGCTTTCCTGAAATTCAACGAATACGAAGTGCTGACGAGCGCAGGGACTGTTTCGGCAGAAGTGGCCCGGCAACTTGCGGAAGAACGGTATGCGGCCTTCCGCATCAGGCAGGACATGGCGTTCGAGAGCGATTTCGAAAAAGAGATCAAACGGATCGAAGGGAAAGGGAAACCCGGAAAGAAACCGGCAAGGAAGAAATCGGAATGA